A genomic window from Levilactobacillus yonginensis includes:
- a CDS encoding ABC transporter ATP-binding protein: MPELMSLKQLTFTYPATTKPALNGIDLSIVSGDFMVIVGATGSGKTTLLRQLKPELIPAGKLSGAVQYQGRSIQKLSTTASARAIGVVTQDPVVQPVMATVIEELAFSLENVGVPAASMPGRIAEIANFLGLDQILHTPLQNLSGGQLQLVNLASALVLHPAILLLDEPTAQLDPVTAQNFLNVLQQVHRELGLTIVMSEHRLDRVLPLANRLVIMEAGTCLAAGAVITGLRLMAQHAELTSFVPAIPNFFVHQHLTDRRLPLTVATGRPILEQRGVSFKLRPTVLPRQLSGSPLLTVSGVSFHYDQQLPTLRTIDATFTTGTWVAILGKNGAGKSTLLSVLAGLRKPQHGKVRLDNQIIWKLKNSALIRQVGVLSQHPIDQFTGLTVREELMAQARLGNGPATVTAVTEWLIKLQLTAVADQNVFDLSGGQQQLVGLGLALITRPQLLLLDEPTKGLDPATKQVVGRLLEKYRAAGVTIIMASHDVEFSAQFATHGTFMFDGQLTPVQPGRKFFTTNFVATTAINRLLRQWLPQALFSADVERKGGADDKN, from the coding sequence ATGCCAGAACTAATGAGTCTGAAGCAGTTGACCTTTACCTATCCGGCAACCACCAAGCCGGCCCTAAACGGTATCGATTTAAGCATTGTCAGCGGTGATTTTATGGTAATTGTGGGCGCCACTGGGAGTGGGAAGACGACGTTGTTACGCCAGCTAAAACCAGAGCTGATTCCAGCTGGCAAGCTTTCGGGAGCTGTCCAGTATCAGGGACGGTCTATTCAGAAATTAAGTACGACCGCAAGTGCCCGCGCAATCGGGGTAGTGACGCAAGATCCAGTGGTTCAGCCAGTTATGGCAACGGTAATTGAAGAACTCGCTTTTTCACTCGAAAACGTTGGTGTTCCGGCAGCTAGTATGCCTGGAAGAATTGCTGAAATCGCTAATTTTTTAGGATTAGATCAAATCTTACATACGCCGTTGCAGAATTTGTCAGGGGGGCAGTTGCAGCTCGTTAATTTAGCATCGGCTTTAGTTCTCCATCCCGCCATTTTACTACTGGATGAACCGACCGCCCAGCTTGATCCCGTGACAGCGCAGAACTTCTTAAACGTGCTACAACAGGTGCATCGAGAACTGGGGTTAACCATTGTAATGAGCGAACATCGCCTGGACCGAGTCCTGCCGTTAGCTAATCGGTTGGTCATCATGGAAGCCGGCACCTGTCTAGCAGCTGGAGCGGTGATAACGGGACTGCGGTTGATGGCTCAGCACGCTGAGCTAACCAGCTTTGTACCAGCGATTCCCAATTTCTTTGTGCACCAGCACTTGACCGATCGAAGGTTGCCGCTGACAGTTGCGACGGGTCGGCCAATACTTGAACAACGAGGTGTATCGTTTAAGCTACGACCGACTGTCCTGCCCAGGCAGTTATCTGGTTCACCCCTACTGACGGTGTCTGGCGTATCATTTCACTACGACCAGCAACTACCTACGTTGCGGACTATCGATGCCACCTTTACCACCGGAACCTGGGTGGCGATCTTAGGTAAAAATGGTGCGGGAAAATCCACGTTACTGAGCGTACTCGCGGGACTACGCAAGCCCCAGCACGGCAAAGTACGGTTAGATAATCAGATTATTTGGAAATTAAAAAATAGCGCGTTGATTCGACAGGTCGGCGTACTGTCACAGCATCCAATCGATCAGTTCACCGGGCTAACGGTGCGCGAAGAACTTATGGCCCAAGCACGATTAGGCAATGGACCCGCCACTGTGACGGCGGTCACGGAGTGGTTAATCAAATTACAGTTAACCGCAGTGGCTGATCAAAACGTTTTCGATTTGAGCGGCGGTCAGCAACAGTTAGTAGGGTTGGGGCTGGCCTTGATTACGCGACCACAGTTATTGTTGCTTGATGAGCCTACCAAAGGGTTAGACCCAGCGACTAAGCAAGTGGTCGGCCGGTTACTAGAAAAGTATCGTGCAGCGGGCGTGACCATTATTATGGCTAGCCATGACGTTGAATTTAGTGCACAGTTTGCGACTCATGGAACCTTTATGTTTGATGGACAATTGACGCCCGTGCAGCCTGGTCGAAAATTTTTTACGACAAACTTTGTGGCTACGACGGCAATTAATCGACTGCTACGACAATGGTTGCCTCAGGCCTTATTTAGCGCGGATGTGGAGCGAAAAGGTGGGGCGGATGATAAAAATTAA
- a CDS encoding ECF transporter S component produces MIKINWWERNRSWLLGLTVMLVLLAGLLTLKGRHYLLFSVACLACSLVPAYWHFEHRHMQTRLLVFLAIMIALGVLGRVPFAAIPNVQLTSFVVIVSAVVLGPELGFVSGSMMALVSNLFLGQGPWTPWQMLAWGLMGVTTGLLGRTSLRNKVGVLVIWGGLWGFWFGWILDLWYALAYVRPVRPASLLVSLASSAVFDGFHAMTNAVSLLVLYRPWQTMMKRLMMKYKLI; encoded by the coding sequence ATGATAAAAATTAATTGGTGGGAGCGTAATCGTTCCTGGTTGTTAGGACTGACGGTTATGCTGGTGTTACTGGCAGGACTATTGACGCTAAAGGGTCGCCATTACTTGCTCTTTAGTGTGGCTTGCCTAGCTTGTAGTTTAGTGCCAGCTTATTGGCACTTTGAGCATCGTCACATGCAGACCCGACTACTGGTGTTCTTAGCAATCATGATTGCGCTAGGCGTTTTGGGACGGGTGCCCTTCGCGGCAATTCCTAACGTTCAGTTGACTAGTTTTGTGGTGATTGTTAGTGCCGTTGTGCTGGGCCCTGAACTGGGTTTTGTGAGTGGTTCAATGATGGCATTGGTATCCAACCTCTTCCTCGGTCAGGGGCCTTGGACGCCGTGGCAAATGTTGGCCTGGGGTCTGATGGGGGTCACCACCGGTTTGTTGGGCCGAACCTCCCTACGGAATAAAGTTGGTGTGTTAGTGATATGGGGAGGGCTCTGGGGATTCTGGTTTGGTTGGATTCTGGATCTATGGTATGCGTTGGCGTACGTCCGACCAGTCCGACCGGCTAGTTTATTGGTATCGTTAGCATCAAGTGCGGTTTTTGATGGCTTTCACGCAATGACGAACGCAGTGAGTCTACTGGTCCTTTACCGACCGTGGCAAACAATGATGAAACGGTTAATGATGAAATATAAATTAATTTGA
- a CDS encoding fucose-binding lectin II, producing MSKARLVTIALMTVMTLGTVTPVTNVNAATIKVASKASQKNKQRALYAAAKKMMKHNRNGVSGKAKIFSKKAYPATGAASGYSDFLLGLKKQGYKFTAVQKKMVKKNLIVSSKSDPAVLANAIIGLQAMGINPKAYQSVGTKHKVNLVTTLYKKSLTKQTVNIQSQALIAVSSNKTFKRPSKAKFSKTSLSNRIAKDQQSNHGWAYNNTVAGVDSDTTAVAVNALTMGRSQRKLVTVATKNGRAYLKKAVYKSGAFGYSYNGKNFANANSTAEAIVGLATNKAAFSLINHTAIKRGQQATPLRAMNAYVTAKGTVKGAMDSVLAYGQVSLANSAYHNGKYTNKLIYTFK from the coding sequence ATGAGTAAGGCTAGGTTAGTGACAATTGCGTTAATGACGGTTATGACTTTAGGGACAGTAACGCCTGTAACAAATGTCAATGCAGCAACGATTAAGGTAGCGTCCAAGGCGTCGCAAAAGAATAAACAAAGGGCCCTTTACGCAGCAGCTAAGAAAATGATGAAGCACAACCGGAATGGCGTTTCTGGGAAAGCTAAAATTTTTAGCAAAAAAGCCTATCCAGCGACTGGTGCCGCTTCTGGTTACTCAGACTTTTTACTGGGGCTGAAGAAACAGGGATATAAATTTACGGCGGTCCAGAAGAAAATGGTCAAGAAAAATTTAATTGTTTCCAGTAAGAGTGATCCAGCAGTTTTAGCAAATGCCATCATTGGTTTGCAGGCAATGGGAATCAATCCCAAGGCCTATCAGTCGGTTGGTACGAAGCACAAGGTCAACCTAGTGACGACACTATATAAGAAGTCGCTGACTAAGCAGACGGTGAACATTCAAAGCCAAGCCTTGATTGCCGTTTCTTCCAATAAGACGTTTAAGCGGCCTAGTAAAGCTAAGTTTTCTAAGACATCTTTGAGCAACCGAATTGCCAAGGATCAGCAATCGAATCACGGGTGGGCGTACAACAATACAGTTGCGGGTGTTGATAGTGATACCACTGCAGTTGCTGTTAACGCCCTGACCATGGGTAGGAGTCAGCGCAAGCTAGTAACAGTAGCTACGAAGAACGGCCGTGCTTATCTAAAGAAGGCGGTTTACAAGAGTGGGGCGTTTGGGTACAGTTATAACGGTAAGAACTTTGCTAACGCTAATTCAACGGCGGAGGCAATCGTCGGTTTGGCTACGAACAAAGCGGCCTTTTCGTTGATTAATCACACGGCTATCAAACGTGGTCAACAGGCCACACCATTGAGAGCAATGAACGCTTATGTGACGGCCAAAGGAACTGTCAAGGGAGCAATGGATAGTGTCTTGGCCTATGGTCAAGTTAGTCTGGCCAACAGCGCCTATCATAACGGTAAGTACACGAATAAGCTGATTTATACGTTTAAATAA
- a CDS encoding DUF4430 domain-containing protein, which produces MKKTVGIMVAVVLTIFTMGTALAMQQRQQGQTPLAAPVGTHDFSLASGSARVSRQSSQHRQQSVARTVKAGTAASSVRASQSDPSQSVSTKIPATHRSANAKTKTSQTVTVAKKKANATKTNQAADQVHLTVTGYKKSFYRGNLKVTSKSTVFSVLQDSKLKVGYQGGAAVYVSSIHGLAQNDVKVGSGWKYTVNGKYVDQAANSKRVQRGDRVHWYFTTAS; this is translated from the coding sequence ATGAAAAAAACGGTGGGAATCATGGTGGCGGTCGTCCTCACCATTTTCACAATGGGGACAGCATTAGCTATGCAACAGCGTCAGCAAGGACAAACACCTTTGGCCGCACCGGTGGGCACCCATGATTTCTCGCTAGCTAGTGGCTCAGCCCGGGTTAGTCGCCAATCCAGTCAGCACCGGCAACAGTCTGTGGCGAGGACAGTGAAAGCTGGGACAGCGGCCTCTTCAGTGCGTGCTAGCCAGTCGGACCCCAGTCAAAGCGTGTCAACCAAGATACCAGCAACGCACCGTTCGGCTAACGCCAAGACCAAGACTAGTCAGACAGTTACGGTAGCTAAGAAAAAGGCCAACGCAACCAAGACCAATCAGGCAGCTGACCAGGTTCACTTGACCGTTACTGGTTATAAAAAGAGTTTTTATCGCGGTAACCTGAAAGTTACCAGTAAGTCGACCGTCTTTTCGGTACTCCAAGACTCGAAGCTAAAGGTAGGATACCAGGGTGGTGCAGCTGTGTACGTTAGCAGCATCCACGGTCTTGCGCAAAACGATGTCAAAGTTGGCAGCGGCTGGAAGTACACAGTCAACGGCAAGTACGTTGATCAAGCGGCCAATAGCAAGCGGGTTCAGCGGGGTGATCGCGTTCATTGGTACTTCACCACTGCTAGCTAA
- a CDS encoding MFS transporter, producing MTKYRWQATAFVLVSFMLGCNEFIVVGVLSDIASSLKVTVATVGLLVTLFATVFAISTPIITILTSRFNRYRVFMTLMVIFLVGNTWSGFATSFTMLLISRMITAVVAGSLESLVIAFANDVAPRGKRAVLISWISAGFSIASVIGVPVGTAISTATSWHDAFHLISLLSLLTCLILAWLLPKHVQQVPGTIKEQLVLLTDARIYWGVTLITLSAGTLYAYYTYIRPLLTTAMGFNTQVLNWLLFALGIMSIFGNRLSGTLADNNGLKWMPHIYLVTLVLLLLMPLTLSQAVIGFGIFLALTLLLTLLGSPLQILFLDVAEADYPQAKVLASSLNAIFYNVGISLGSAAGSLTLARSSLQHLGPTAAIFAGASMLVALVLNHAIAKRRK from the coding sequence ATGACGAAGTATCGTTGGCAAGCCACCGCGTTTGTCTTAGTTTCATTTATGTTAGGGTGTAATGAATTTATTGTGGTGGGTGTCCTCTCGGATATTGCGTCATCTCTAAAGGTTACGGTGGCCACGGTCGGTCTGTTGGTGACCTTGTTTGCCACGGTTTTTGCCATCAGTACGCCAATCATTACGATTTTAACCAGTCGTTTCAACCGGTACCGAGTCTTCATGACGCTGATGGTCATCTTCTTGGTTGGGAATACCTGGAGTGGGTTTGCCACAAGTTTTACCATGCTGCTGATTTCACGGATGATCACGGCTGTGGTGGCCGGGTCATTAGAATCACTGGTCATTGCCTTTGCCAATGATGTGGCACCGCGGGGGAAACGCGCCGTCTTAATCTCGTGGATTTCGGCGGGATTTAGTATTGCCTCCGTCATTGGGGTCCCCGTTGGAACGGCCATCAGTACGGCAACTAGCTGGCATGATGCCTTTCATTTAATTTCGTTACTGAGCCTGTTGACGTGTTTGATACTAGCTTGGCTGTTACCTAAACACGTGCAACAAGTGCCCGGAACGATTAAGGAACAGTTGGTTCTATTGACCGATGCCCGTATCTATTGGGGAGTGACGCTGATTACACTCTCTGCCGGCACCTTGTACGCTTACTATACCTATATTCGGCCGCTACTGACAACGGCGATGGGGTTCAATACGCAGGTGTTGAATTGGCTCCTATTTGCCTTAGGAATCATGAGCATTTTTGGCAATCGGTTGTCAGGGACGTTAGCAGATAATAATGGGCTGAAATGGATGCCCCACATTTATTTAGTCACCCTGGTGTTGCTATTATTGATGCCATTGACGTTAAGCCAGGCTGTAATAGGGTTTGGCATCTTCTTGGCGTTGACCTTATTGCTGACCTTGTTGGGTTCCCCACTACAGATCTTATTTTTGGATGTGGCCGAGGCGGACTACCCACAGGCCAAAGTACTGGCTTCGTCGTTAAATGCTATTTTTTATAACGTTGGTATCTCATTGGGGTCGGCAGCAGGGTCGCTAACGTTAGCACGCAGTAGTCTGCAACATTTAGGACCAACAGCGGCCATTTTTGCTGGTGCATCGATGCTGGTGGCGCTAGTCTTGAATCATGCGATTGCTAAGCGCAGAAAGTGA
- a CDS encoding MFS transporter: MNKYRWQAIVFVLVAFMLGCNEFIVVGVLSDIAKEYQIAEATVGYLVTIFATVYAVSTPFITILTSRFSRYKTLMTLMVIFLIGNTLSGLAVNFTMLLISRILAAMVAGAIISLIMTFASAIAPRNKRASLVSWIFAGFSIASVFGVPLGTAISTAYSWHDAFYLISVISAITCLLLGWLLPRQVEQVQGSIKNQLVLLKDSRVYVGIALVLFTAAMMYAYYTYIRPLLTQAMGFSTASLNWLLFLIGIMSILCNRFSGMLAERNGLRIMPRFYVADIVLLLLLPFALGSQFLGMGFLLVLTLLVTLLNSPIQIHFLNLAEQEYPQSTVLASSLNSIFFNFGISLGSATASGLLGVVGLERISWGAAAFGVISLVLALILNRVIRRHREHQAEVE, encoded by the coding sequence GTGAATAAGTATCGTTGGCAAGCTATCGTGTTTGTCTTAGTGGCCTTCATGCTGGGCTGTAATGAATTCATTGTGGTCGGGGTGCTCTCTGACATTGCTAAGGAATATCAAATTGCTGAGGCGACGGTTGGTTATTTAGTGACGATCTTCGCGACGGTGTATGCGGTCAGTACACCGTTTATCACCATTCTGACGAGTCGGTTCAGCCGCTATAAGACCCTGATGACGCTCATGGTGATCTTTTTGATAGGGAACACGTTGAGTGGCTTGGCCGTTAACTTCACCATGTTATTGATTTCCAGAATCCTTGCCGCAATGGTAGCTGGTGCCATAATTTCATTGATTATGACTTTTGCAAGTGCCATCGCGCCCCGTAATAAACGGGCCAGTCTGGTGTCGTGGATCTTTGCCGGTTTTAGTATTGCCTCGGTGTTTGGGGTACCATTGGGAACGGCCATTAGTACAGCATATAGTTGGCACGATGCCTTTTATTTAATTTCAGTGATCAGTGCCATCACTTGTCTCTTGCTGGGATGGTTGCTCCCACGACAGGTTGAACAGGTGCAGGGGAGTATCAAGAATCAGTTGGTTCTGTTGAAAGATAGTCGGGTCTACGTTGGAATTGCGTTGGTCCTGTTCACTGCTGCAATGATGTACGCATATTACACGTACATTCGACCGTTATTGACGCAAGCAATGGGCTTTAGCACGGCTAGCTTGAACTGGTTGTTGTTTCTAATTGGTATCATGAGTATCCTATGCAATCGTTTCTCAGGGATGTTGGCTGAGCGGAATGGGTTGCGGATTATGCCCAGATTTTACGTGGCAGACATTGTCTTGCTCCTGTTGCTGCCATTTGCCTTAGGCAGTCAGTTCTTGGGGATGGGCTTCCTGTTAGTTCTGACCTTACTGGTGACCCTACTGAACTCGCCAATTCAAATTCATTTCTTAAATTTGGCAGAACAAGAATACCCACAATCAACGGTGCTCGCGTCTTCGTTGAATTCAATTTTCTTTAATTTTGGTATTTCGTTAGGATCGGCAACAGCCTCGGGTTTACTGGGGGTGGTAGGGCTTGAACGAATTAGTTGGGGAGCCGCTGCTTTCGGTGTCATTTCATTGGTATTAGCCCTTATTCTAAATCGGGTTATCAGACGGCATCGTGAACACCAAGCGGAGGTTGAATAA
- a CDS encoding aldo/keto reductase has product MTQVPVVTLNDGYQMPAVGLGTYQVRGGAGVNQILEAIKDGYRSLDTATNYDNEGAVGEAIRRSGIPRGEFFVTSKLPGKYHRYEDATMAIQESLYRMGLTYFDLFLIHWPLPKRNHYVAAWWAMIDAQKRGVIRSIGVSNFEPEHLDRLIKETGVTPAVNQIEVHPYWVQARMLRADQERGIITEAWSPLGRGSAVLQEPVVQQLARKYGKNVGQILLRWHFQRGVVPIPKAQNLSHQRANLTIFDFQLTTDEEESISRLSRTDGRLAGQDPNEYEEFD; this is encoded by the coding sequence ATGACACAAGTTCCAGTAGTTACGTTAAATGATGGCTATCAAATGCCGGCAGTTGGTTTAGGTACATATCAGGTACGTGGTGGCGCTGGGGTCAATCAAATTTTGGAAGCCATTAAGGATGGGTATCGTAGTCTGGATACGGCGACCAATTATGATAATGAGGGAGCAGTTGGTGAAGCTATTCGCCGGTCAGGGATTCCACGGGGAGAATTTTTCGTGACGTCTAAGCTACCCGGAAAGTATCACCGTTATGAGGACGCTACTATGGCTATTCAGGAATCCTTGTACCGGATGGGTTTGACCTACTTTGATTTGTTTCTCATTCACTGGCCATTACCCAAACGAAATCATTACGTGGCAGCGTGGTGGGCGATGATTGACGCTCAAAAGCGAGGGGTGATTCGCTCGATTGGCGTCTCAAACTTTGAACCTGAGCACTTAGATCGGCTGATTAAAGAAACTGGTGTGACACCGGCGGTTAATCAGATTGAGGTGCATCCTTACTGGGTTCAAGCGCGGATGTTGCGAGCTGATCAGGAACGGGGAATTATTACGGAAGCGTGGAGCCCTCTGGGACGGGGAAGTGCTGTATTACAGGAGCCAGTTGTTCAGCAGTTGGCTCGAAAATACGGCAAAAATGTGGGGCAGATTCTTCTGCGCTGGCATTTTCAACGAGGCGTTGTTCCCATCCCCAAAGCACAGAATTTGAGCCATCAGCGGGCCAACCTGACAATCTTTGATTTTCAATTAACCACGGATGAAGAGGAAAGTATCAGTCGGTTGTCTCGCACTGATGGTCGGTTGGCGGGGCAAGACCCGAATGAGTATGAAGAATTTGATTAA
- a CDS encoding ADP-ribosylglycohydrolase family protein yields MQNQTDKLKGVLYGQAIGDAMGMPGELWSVERIQQYFDGPITTFLDGPTTNEVAANFTKGQYTDDTNQALVILEALMESDWVPEAAVFGKHLLQWADAIDAFDHNILGPSSKAALLALKSGADAHPVTASALTNGCAMRIAPIGALFDTRHCQELVDMVCAVTQVTHSSDVAFAGAAMVAGAVTAAMDDLDWDDIVAFAMTASVVAKDYGVPTWSADVTARLRLGLQLAWENANDPERFARLIYDTVGTGTAISESVPAAVAIAYYTRDVQTCALFCANLGGDTDTIGAMATAICGAKNGYHRILPEWITLIDEENPEHRLLDYVVPMQSFRNRTLL; encoded by the coding sequence ATGCAAAATCAGACGGATAAACTGAAGGGTGTTTTGTATGGTCAAGCGATTGGTGATGCTATGGGGATGCCAGGCGAACTCTGGTCAGTTGAGCGAATCCAGCAGTACTTTGATGGGCCCATCACGACATTTTTAGATGGTCCGACCACTAATGAAGTAGCCGCTAATTTTACGAAGGGCCAGTACACGGATGATACGAATCAGGCACTAGTTATTTTAGAGGCTTTAATGGAGAGTGATTGGGTACCAGAGGCAGCGGTTTTTGGCAAGCATTTGTTACAGTGGGCGGATGCCATTGATGCGTTTGACCACAATATCTTGGGTCCGAGTTCTAAGGCAGCGCTACTGGCTCTCAAATCGGGTGCGGACGCACATCCTGTGACTGCGAGTGCGTTAACGAATGGTTGCGCCATGCGAATTGCACCCATTGGGGCGTTGTTTGATACCCGTCATTGCCAAGAGCTGGTAGACATGGTATGTGCTGTGACGCAAGTGACCCATTCATCAGATGTGGCCTTTGCGGGAGCAGCAATGGTCGCTGGGGCAGTTACGGCGGCGATGGACGATTTGGATTGGGACGACATTGTGGCATTTGCGATGACTGCTAGTGTCGTAGCCAAAGATTACGGTGTACCGACCTGGTCAGCGGACGTCACGGCCCGTCTTCGCTTAGGCCTTCAATTGGCATGGGAAAACGCTAATGATCCGGAACGGTTTGCTCGGTTGATTTATGACACTGTGGGCACGGGAACCGCAATTAGCGAGTCAGTTCCCGCAGCCGTGGCCATTGCCTATTACACACGAGATGTTCAAACGTGTGCCTTGTTCTGTGCCAATTTAGGCGGCGATACCGATACGATTGGTGCAATGGCTACCGCAATTTGTGGTGCCAAGAATGGGTATCATCGTATTTTACCAGAGTGGATCACACTAATTGATGAAGAGAATCCAGAGCATCGGTTGCTAGACTACGTGGTGCCAATGCAATCATTTAGAAATAGAACACTACTTTAA
- a CDS encoding cytosine permease, translating into MNEDVIKVPDAEKMLTPGKLFYNWFAANIGIMGIVFGAMIVSFHLSFFQATLASLVGGLSFVFPGWVATLGKREGITTFKLSRAAYGTHGNKIPNAIAWFNMVGWLAINVITGTLLLVSLFKILHIAKNGVTVALALAIFAGLVILSGLLGEAVLAKIQTWLSWIFGLLTLIILILFLMKADWQAALAAPSGQWLGGFGPAVSIVAAGSGISWSMAAADWGAYVKPQTSQSATFWNTTLGGAIPLFVLMWGGVLLSTVEPSLATASNPIDVMNDALPSWISVIYFLVAAGGLIPQCIISLRSARINLATVGIKVSQQTSLVIHGAIVVLIPIYVLFISGNFLANFELFLGFLGTCLAAWVAIFLCDSVMYRRQGYDISLLENDSQNKYNWKGITSWVIAVVTGFLFTNNAIWNGPFAQGIFRDNSLGVFIAGIAAVICMLLLKPVGRTSKSEAL; encoded by the coding sequence GTGAATGAAGATGTTATTAAGGTACCAGACGCGGAGAAAATGTTAACACCAGGAAAACTTTTCTATAATTGGTTTGCCGCTAACATTGGGATTATGGGGATCGTGTTTGGTGCGATGATTGTTAGCTTTCATTTGTCCTTCTTCCAGGCGACACTGGCGTCATTGGTAGGAGGCCTATCCTTTGTCTTTCCGGGTTGGGTCGCAACCTTGGGAAAACGAGAAGGGATTACCACCTTTAAGCTTTCTCGGGCCGCTTATGGCACGCATGGAAACAAGATTCCTAACGCCATCGCTTGGTTTAATATGGTGGGTTGGTTGGCCATCAACGTGATTACGGGGACATTATTGCTGGTATCCTTGTTTAAAATTTTACATATCGCTAAAAACGGGGTGACGGTGGCTCTTGCCCTGGCAATTTTTGCAGGATTAGTTATTTTGTCAGGATTATTGGGTGAAGCAGTATTAGCTAAGATTCAGACCTGGCTATCCTGGATTTTTGGACTGCTGACGCTTATCATCCTAATCCTATTCTTAATGAAGGCCGATTGGCAGGCAGCGCTTGCAGCCCCTAGCGGACAGTGGCTAGGCGGATTTGGGCCAGCTGTCTCAATTGTGGCTGCTGGGTCAGGTATCAGCTGGTCCATGGCTGCTGCCGATTGGGGGGCTTACGTGAAGCCACAGACGAGTCAGTCCGCAACCTTTTGGAATACGACCCTGGGTGGCGCCATTCCCCTCTTCGTTTTAATGTGGGGCGGCGTATTGTTGAGTACCGTGGAGCCTTCATTGGCGACGGCCTCCAATCCAATTGATGTGATGAATGACGCCTTACCGTCATGGATTTCAGTGATTTATTTCTTAGTAGCCGCTGGTGGATTGATTCCACAATGTATCATTAGTCTCCGCTCTGCTCGGATCAACTTGGCGACAGTGGGTATCAAGGTATCACAGCAAACTTCCTTAGTGATTCACGGAGCAATCGTGGTACTGATTCCTATTTATGTACTCTTTATTTCGGGAAACTTTTTAGCTAACTTTGAACTGTTCTTGGGGTTCTTAGGAACTTGTTTAGCAGCCTGGGTTGCAATCTTTCTTTGCGATAGTGTGATGTATCGGCGGCAAGGGTACGATATTAGCTTGTTAGAAAATGATTCTCAGAATAAATATAATTGGAAGGGCATTACGTCTTGGGTGATCGCGGTTGTCACTGGTTTTCTATTTACGAACAATGCGATTTGGAATGGCCCGTTTGCTCAAGGAATCTTCCGGGATAATAGTTTGGGGGTCTTCATAGCAGGTATTGCGGCGGTCATCTGCATGTTATTACTCAAGCCAGTTGGTCGGACAAGCAAGAGTGAGGCACTTTAA
- a CDS encoding PfkB family carbohydrate kinase yields MAKRTLVIGAAYVDIVVGLNRLPQSGEDVTGNLEATQVGGSAFNVQRALAYQGAAADLLAPVGRGTYASIVDQAFAARKIPLLVRDDRADNGWDISLVEADGERTFLTVNGIEQLWCAHWFQSVDLSVYDYFYISGYELEELGAAETILNAFRRRKVGAKILFDASPRSQYLQPAVLEALFMPGTIVHCNVTEAGYLVAGETNYQVVAQQIHRLTGEPVVVTLGAAGAYVVDQGQGTRVTGDVARVINTIGAGDSHCGGLLAALAAGQPLLTAVAEANHLAAKVVGQVAGALEHDR; encoded by the coding sequence ATGGCAAAACGAACGTTAGTGATTGGCGCAGCTTACGTTGATATTGTCGTGGGGCTTAATCGGTTACCTCAATCAGGAGAAGACGTTACTGGTAATCTGGAAGCGACACAGGTTGGTGGCTCGGCCTTCAATGTTCAGCGTGCTTTAGCGTATCAGGGGGCTGCTGCTGATTTACTCGCACCAGTTGGCCGGGGGACCTACGCGAGCATCGTTGACCAGGCATTTGCAGCTAGAAAGATTCCACTGCTCGTCAGGGATGATCGCGCTGATAATGGCTGGGATATCTCATTAGTTGAGGCGGATGGCGAACGAACTTTTTTAACAGTTAACGGCATTGAGCAGCTGTGGTGTGCACACTGGTTTCAATCGGTAGATCTAAGCGTTTACGATTACTTCTATATTTCTGGTTATGAATTAGAAGAACTGGGAGCTGCTGAGACTATTTTAAATGCTTTCCGTCGACGTAAAGTTGGTGCTAAGATTCTGTTTGATGCTTCACCCCGAAGTCAGTATTTACAGCCAGCGGTGTTGGAAGCCTTATTCATGCCAGGAACTATCGTGCACTGTAATGTGACGGAGGCAGGTTACTTGGTAGCAGGAGAGACGAATTATCAAGTCGTTGCCCAGCAAATCCATCGTCTAACGGGTGAGCCAGTTGTGGTTACGTTAGGTGCGGCGGGGGCCTACGTTGTAGACCAGGGCCAGGGAACGCGGGTGACTGGTGATGTTGCACGGGTGATCAATACAATTGGTGCTGGAGACAGTCATTGTGGGGGGCTGTTGGCTGCCCTCGCAGCTGGCCAGCCGTTATTAACGGCTGTCGCTGAGGCCAATCATTTGGCGGCTAAAGTGGTGGGCCAGGTTGCGGGTGCCTTAGAACACGACAGATAA